A genome region from Perca fluviatilis chromosome 20, GENO_Pfluv_1.0, whole genome shotgun sequence includes the following:
- the wdr25 gene encoding WD repeat-containing protein 25: protein MSSLVAYEDSESEDDYLDQTEEGASVSVQAGFRDQNQEVRMCNSSEVMSPHSFTPAHDRSVLEYHGDVSERSSSSLHPHSQPQSCSDWERKYCSDRAAQEKHFRDTAAPLSLPAIQEKISLLQTVPPMPQSFSDGLNSAKRHHAVLSGVRPYIPKRQRLSTLVETVDPKYPAEQVPRNQTRESQILSDVSARVKPYLAHKPAAAGIPRRLLMSLGGHQGPVNTVKWCPVPHLSHLLLSASMDKTFKVWDGAESGRCLRVYTCHSGAVRDACWTPCGRHLLTGSFDNTAVITDVETGQQVVKLDNQFKVMCVVLHPSNPDVFLCGGYSSVVKAWDSRNCKVVKMYKAGIQQTLDILFLKGGVDFITSSDCVSRDSADRTLIAWDYQTTAKVSNQIYQERYTCPSLAVHPLEESFVAQTNGDYMAVFSSQQPYRMNKRRRYEGHKVEGYAVQCEFSLDGTILASGSSTGSAHFYDYHSVRMLHTLHAHSQPCLCVSQHPVLPATAATCDWAGEIKVWH, encoded by the exons ATGTCTTCATTAGTGGCCTATGAGGATTCAGAATCAGAGGATGATTATCTTGATCAAACGGAGGAGGGAGCATCAGTTTCTGTTCAAGCAGGATTTCGTGACCAAAACCAAGAAGTCAGGATGTGTAATTCCTCTGAGGTAATGAGCCCTCACAGCTTCACTCCTGCCCATGACAGGTCAGTTTTGGAATATCATGGAGATGTCTCAGAAAGAAGCAGTTCTTCACTACACCCACATTCACAGCCACAGAGCTGTTCTGACTGGGAAAGAAAAtattgcagtgacagggcagcacaagaaaaacattttagagATACTGCAGCTCCTCTGAGTTTACCTGCGATTCAGGAGAAGATCTCACTATTGCAGACTGTTCCTCCTATGCCACAAAGTTTTAGCGATGggttgaactcagcaaagagaCATCACGCTGTCCTGTCTGGTGTCAGACCGTACATCCCCAAGAGACAGAGACTTTCCACTTTAGTAGAGACAGTGGACCCAAAGTACCCAGCAGAGCAAGTCCCAAGGAATCAGACCAGGGAAAGCCAAATTCTTTCCGACGTGTCGGCGAGAGTAAAGCCTTATCTTGCCCACAAGCCCGCCGCTGCAGGGATACCTAGGAGGCTTCTGATGAGCCTGGGAGGCCACCAGGGTCCAGTCAACACAGTAAAATGGTGTCCTGTGCCTCATCTCAGTCATCTGCTGCTGTCTGCCTCCATGGACAAGACTTTCAAG GTGTGGGATGGAGCAGAAAGCGGGAGATGCCTGAGGGTTTACACCTGCCATTCGGGAGCTGTGCGTGATGCCTGTTGGACCCCCTGCGGGCGTCACCTTCTCACTGGCTCCTTTGACAACACGGCTGTGATCACAGACGTAGAGACGG GGCAGCAGGTAGTGAAATTGGACAACCAGTTCAAAGTCATGTGTGTGGTCCTACATCCCAGCAACCCAGACGTATTCCTGTGCGGAGGTTACAGTTCAGTGGTCAAGGCCTGGGACTCTCGCAACTGCAAG gtGGTGAAAATGTACAAAGCAGGGATCCAGCAGACCCTGGACATCCTGTTTCTGAAAGGTGGTGTGGACTTTATAACAAGCTCTGACTGCGTGAGCAGAGATTCTGCCGACCGCACCCTCATCGCCTGGGACTACCAGACCACAGCCAAGGTCTCCAACCAGATCTACCAG GAGCGGTACACGTGTCCCAGCCTGGCTGTCCACCCACTGGAGGAGTCCTTTGTTGCCCAGACTAACGGGGACTACATGGCGGTATTCTCCTCCCAGCAGCCCTATAGAATGAACAAGAGGCGGCGATACGAAGGACACAAG GTGGAGGGATACGCAGTGCAGTGTGAGTTTTCTCTGGATGGAACTATCCTGGCCTCAGGAAGCTCCACCGGCTCCGCTCACTTCTACGATTACCACAGCGTTCGTATGCTGCACACTCTCCACGCCCACAGCCAGCCTTGCCTGTGTGTTTCTCAGCATCCCGTCCTGCCTGCCACTGCGGCTACCTGTGACTGGGCTGGTGAGATCAAGGTCTGGCACTAA